The Desulfovibrio desulfuricans DSM 642 genome contains a region encoding:
- the rnc gene encoding ribonuclease III produces the protein MQNFDAPINTDPAAAAKVLEPVLGYVFTKPALLDLALTHSSWANECGTGQNHNERLEFLGDAVLELCVSAQLYRRFPDAREGELTKMRAHLVSTVSLAERARKIGLVALLKLGRGEESQGGRNRDGVLSDALEAVLAAVYEDGGFAAAQGVVARLFADRWPTAASKTMPKDYKTRLQEASQQRFGEAPLYTRMGSQGPEHAKIFEIALRLPDGTEFAATGSSCKKAEQNAAQQALAVLESTAIPKKN, from the coding sequence ATGCAGAATTTTGACGCACCCATCAATACAGACCCCGCAGCAGCGGCCAAAGTGCTGGAACCAGTGCTCGGGTATGTCTTTACAAAGCCCGCGCTGCTGGATCTTGCCCTGACGCACAGCTCGTGGGCCAATGAATGCGGCACAGGGCAAAACCATAACGAACGGCTTGAATTTTTAGGCGATGCCGTGCTTGAACTGTGCGTCTCCGCCCAGTTATACCGGCGATTTCCTGATGCGCGCGAAGGCGAGCTCACCAAGATGCGGGCGCATCTGGTGAGTACCGTAAGCCTTGCGGAGCGGGCACGAAAGATTGGGCTTGTTGCCTTGCTGAAACTGGGACGAGGAGAAGAAAGCCAGGGGGGCCGTAATCGCGATGGCGTGTTGAGCGATGCGCTGGAGGCAGTGCTTGCTGCCGTGTATGAGGACGGCGGTTTTGCTGCCGCCCAGGGCGTGGTGGCCCGGCTGTTTGCTGACCGCTGGCCCACGGCTGCAAGCAAGACCATGCCCAAGGACTATAAAACCAGGCTTCAGGAAGCTTCGCAACAGCGCTTTGGCGAAGCGCCGCTCTACACCCGCATGGGCAGCCAGGGGCCGGAGCATGCCAAAATTTTTGAGATAGCCTTGCGGCTGCCGGATGGAACCGAATTTGCCGCCACAGGCAGCAGCTGCAAAAAGGCGGAACAAAATGCCGCCCAGCAGGCGCTTGCCGTTCTTGAGTCTACTGCAATACCAAAAAAGAACTGA
- a CDS encoding flagellin encodes MSLVINHNMMADNTARNLNSHYSALGKSMQRLSSGLRVNSAADDAAGLAIRELQRADITTLHQGARNANDAISMIQTADGALGIIDEKLTRMKELAEQAATGTYDSTQRLMIESEYQAMASEITRIANATDFNGIHLLNGTLSSDTHDGSGMTSSGKLKVHFGTGNDSAEDYYYITIGCTTASALGIGNQAYDTATNTLRAGGTVSTQQAAQQSLEAITKAIVSKDKIRAHLGAVQNRLENTITNLNTQAENLQAAESRISDVDVATEMTSFVRNQILTQSAVAMLSQANSLPQMAMKLIGG; translated from the coding sequence ATGTCTTTGGTCATTAACCATAATATGATGGCCGACAATACGGCCAGAAATTTAAATTCACATTACTCGGCACTGGGAAAATCCATGCAGCGCTTGTCGTCTGGTCTTCGCGTCAACAGCGCCGCTGATGATGCCGCAGGTCTGGCAATTCGAGAACTGCAACGCGCCGACATAACCACCCTGCATCAGGGCGCGCGCAATGCGAACGACGCTATCTCCATGATCCAGACCGCCGACGGCGCGCTTGGCATCATCGATGAAAAGCTCACGCGCATGAAGGAACTGGCGGAACAGGCTGCCACCGGCACCTATGACTCCACGCAGCGCCTGATGATCGAGTCCGAGTACCAGGCAATGGCTTCGGAAATTACCCGTATCGCCAATGCCACCGACTTCAACGGTATCCACCTGTTGAACGGCACATTGTCCTCCGACACCCACGATGGCAGCGGTATGACGTCTTCCGGCAAGCTGAAGGTTCACTTTGGCACCGGCAACGATTCTGCCGAAGACTATTACTATATCACCATCGGCTGCACCACCGCGTCTGCCCTTGGCATTGGCAACCAGGCCTACGACACGGCCACCAACACATTGCGGGCGGGCGGCACGGTTTCCACGCAGCAGGCCGCGCAGCAATCGCTTGAGGCCATCACGAAGGCCATTGTGTCCAAGGATAAAATCCGCGCGCACCTTGGCGCGGTGCAGAACCGCCTGGAAAATACGATCACCAACCTGAATACTCAGGCTGAAAATCTCCAGGCTGCTGAATCCCGAATTTCCGACGTGGACGTTGCGACAGAAATGACGTCCTTTGTCCGCAACCAGATTCTCACCCAGTCTGCGGTGGCCATGCTGTCGCAGGCCAACTCCTTGCCGCAGATGGCCATGAAGCTTATTGGCGGTTAG
- a CDS encoding amino acid ABC transporter ATP-binding protein, whose amino-acid sequence MIILENVSKWYGDFNVLSHCSTRIHKGEVVVVCGPSGSGKSTLIKTVNGLEPVQSGKIFVNNTEVTSKKTNLAQLRSHVGMVFQHFELFPHLNIIHNLVLAQEKVLKRNREESMEKAHMLLKRVGLEQQTEKYPSQLSGGQQQRVAIARALCMDPVAMLFDEPTSALDPEMINEVLDVMVELAYEGMTMMVVTHEMGFARKVANRVLFMENGQILEDSPKDKFFDNPATQRAKDFLANIIPH is encoded by the coding sequence ATGATCATTCTGGAAAACGTATCCAAGTGGTACGGTGACTTCAATGTGCTGAGCCACTGTAGCACGCGCATACACAAGGGCGAGGTTGTTGTGGTATGCGGGCCTTCCGGTTCGGGAAAATCCACGCTGATCAAAACCGTAAACGGCCTTGAACCCGTGCAGTCTGGCAAAATTTTTGTGAACAACACAGAAGTGACCAGCAAAAAAACCAACCTGGCCCAGCTCCGCAGCCACGTTGGCATGGTTTTTCAGCATTTTGAGCTTTTTCCGCACCTGAACATCATCCATAACCTTGTTCTGGCTCAGGAAAAGGTACTCAAGCGCAACCGCGAAGAATCCATGGAAAAGGCCCACATGCTGCTCAAGCGGGTCGGCCTTGAACAGCAGACGGAAAAGTATCCTTCACAGCTCTCCGGCGGGCAGCAGCAACGCGTCGCCATTGCCCGCGCCCTGTGCATGGATCCCGTGGCCATGCTTTTTGACGAACCGACATCAGCACTTGACCCGGAAATGATTAACGAAGTGCTGGATGTCATGGTTGAGCTGGCCTACGAAGGCATGACCATGATGGTCGTTACCCATGAAATGGGCTTTGCCCGCAAGGTCGCCAACCGGGTTCTCTTTATGGAAAACGGCCAGATTCTCGAAGACTCCCCCAAGGACAAATTCTTCGACAATCCGGCAACCCAGCGCGCCAAGGACTTTTTGGCCAACATCATTCCGCACTAA
- a CDS encoding ABC transporter permease subunit (The N-terminal region of this protein, as described by TIGR01726, is a three transmembrane segment that identifies a subfamily of ABC transporter permease subunits, which specificities that include histidine, arginine, glutamine, glutamate, L-cystine (sic), the opines (in Agrobacterium) octopine and nopaline, etc.): MFSIDWSIIQQSLPLLAQGALVTLKITITAIAFGMVIGTLLAVARISVYAPMRWLSAAYVNCFRSIPLVMVLLWFYLIVPQFLTSFFNLSPQTDIRLVSAIVAFTAFEAAYYAEIIRAGMRSVSSGQYAASLALGMTKSQTITYVILPQAFRVMTPLLLTQGMILFQDTALVYIIGLADFFRTASNIGKTTGYEIDMVLIAGSGYFVVCLCVSATVTMVKKRLNQ; the protein is encoded by the coding sequence ATGTTTAGCATAGACTGGAGCATCATCCAGCAGAGCCTGCCCCTGCTTGCGCAGGGGGCATTGGTAACGCTCAAGATCACCATTACGGCCATTGCCTTTGGCATGGTGATAGGCACATTGCTGGCAGTGGCGCGCATTTCTGTTTATGCGCCCATGCGCTGGCTCTCCGCCGCCTATGTGAACTGCTTCCGCTCCATCCCCCTTGTGATGGTGCTGCTGTGGTTCTACCTCATTGTGCCGCAGTTTTTGACTTCATTCTTCAATCTCTCGCCGCAAACAGACATCCGGCTCGTTTCCGCCATAGTGGCTTTTACCGCATTTGAGGCGGCCTACTATGCAGAAATTATCCGCGCGGGCATGCGCAGTGTTTCCAGCGGCCAGTATGCGGCATCCCTTGCGCTTGGCATGACCAAGTCGCAAACAATCACCTATGTCATCCTGCCGCAGGCATTCCGCGTCATGACGCCCCTGCTGCTGACCCAGGGCATGATTCTTTTTCAGGATACCGCCCTGGTGTACATCATCGGCCTTGCCGACTTTTTCCGCACCGCTTCCAACATTGGCAAAACAACAGGCTATGAAATTGATATGGTACTGATTGCAGGATCCGGCTACTTTGTGGTCTGCCTCTGTGTTTCAGCCACCGTAACCATGGTAAAAAAGAGACTCAATCAATGA
- a CDS encoding amino acid ABC transporter permease encodes MQANWNWGIFFEQAPFGNVTYFSWLVDGFLTTVALSVCAWILAFLLGSFFGILRTLPNKILSNIGAAYVTVFRNIPLIVQFFIWYLAAPDLLPYKASVWFKAELNPNIQFFVISTCALGFFTGARVCEQVRSGIQALSRGQRYAALALGLTLPQTYRHVLLPNAYRIIIPPLTSEMLNMVKNTAVASTVGLIELTAQANRLLEFSGYAYESFIAVTLAYAFLNFVVMRSMKLLENKMRLPSMSTGGKNV; translated from the coding sequence ATGCAGGCTAACTGGAACTGGGGCATTTTTTTTGAGCAGGCGCCGTTCGGAAACGTCACCTACTTTAGCTGGCTGGTGGACGGCTTTTTGACGACAGTGGCCCTGTCTGTCTGTGCCTGGATTCTGGCTTTTCTTCTGGGCTCTTTTTTCGGTATTCTCCGCACTCTGCCCAACAAGATTTTGAGCAATATTGGCGCAGCCTATGTGACCGTTTTTCGCAACATACCTCTTATCGTTCAGTTTTTCATATGGTACCTTGCAGCACCCGACCTGCTGCCCTACAAAGCAAGCGTATGGTTCAAGGCAGAACTGAACCCAAACATCCAGTTTTTTGTCATTTCCACCTGCGCGCTGGGCTTCTTTACCGGAGCGCGCGTCTGTGAGCAGGTCAGGTCTGGCATTCAGGCCCTCTCGCGCGGGCAACGCTACGCCGCCCTGGCCCTTGGCCTTACGCTGCCGCAAACCTATCGTCACGTTCTGTTGCCCAATGCCTACCGCATTATCATTCCGCCGTTGACCTCCGAAATGCTCAATATGGTCAAAAACACCGCAGTTGCCTCAACTGTGGGGCTTATTGAACTGACCGCGCAGGCCAACCGCCTTCTGGAATTTTCCGGCTACGCGTATGAATCGTTCATTGCGGTTACGCTTGCCTACGCCTTCCTGAATTTTGTGGTCATGCGTTCCATGAAACTGCTGGAGAACAAAATGCGTTTGCCCTCCATGAGCACAGGAGGCAAAAATGTTTAG
- a CDS encoding glutamate/aspartate ABC transporter substrate-binding protein codes for MALKKSILSALAALLLLTSVQGGQAQAEELTGTLKKIKDTGVIVVGHRESSVPFSYYDLQQNVIGYAQDYSNKVVEAVKKQLNMPNLQVRYVPITSQNRIPLLQNGTFDFECGSTTNNLERQQQVDFSNTFFIIGTRLLVNKDSGIKDFDGLKGKNVAVTSGTTSEKLLNKMNDEKGLAINIISVKDHGDAFRTVESGRAVAFFMDDALLAGERAKAKKPADWVILGTPQSFEAYGCMVRKGDAQFKKLLDDVIAAEQSNGNAEKSFNRWFMQPIPPKNMNMNFEMSDEMKALFKAPNDKALN; via the coding sequence ATGGCGCTGAAGAAATCCATTTTGTCCGCTCTGGCGGCTCTGCTTCTGCTGACCTCTGTTCAGGGCGGTCAGGCACAGGCAGAGGAACTCACCGGGACCTTGAAAAAAATCAAGGATACCGGCGTAATTGTTGTGGGTCACCGTGAATCTTCCGTGCCTTTTTCCTACTACGATCTTCAGCAGAACGTCATCGGCTACGCACAGGACTATTCCAACAAGGTTGTGGAAGCCGTTAAAAAACAGCTGAACATGCCCAACCTCCAGGTGCGTTATGTGCCCATCACCTCGCAGAACCGCATTCCCCTGCTGCAAAACGGCACCTTTGATTTCGAGTGTGGCTCGACCACCAACAACCTGGAACGTCAACAGCAGGTTGACTTCTCCAACACCTTTTTTATCATCGGCACCCGCCTGCTGGTCAACAAAGACTCCGGCATCAAGGACTTTGACGGCCTGAAGGGCAAGAACGTTGCCGTGACCTCCGGCACCACCTCTGAAAAGCTGCTGAACAAGATGAATGACGAGAAGGGCCTCGCCATCAACATCATCAGCGTAAAAGACCACGGCGATGCGTTCCGCACTGTGGAATCTGGCCGTGCTGTGGCCTTCTTTATGGATGACGCCCTGCTTGCCGGCGAACGCGCCAAGGCCAAAAAGCCCGCTGACTGGGTCATCCTGGGTACCCCGCAGAGCTTTGAAGCCTACGGCTGCATGGTGCGCAAGGGCGACGCGCAGTTCAAGAAGCTTCTTGACGACGTGATCGCTGCGGAACAGAGCAACGGCAATGCCGAAAAGTCCTTTAACCGCTGGTTCATGCAGCCCATTCCGCCCAAGAACATGAACATGAATTTTGAAATGTCTGACGAAATGAAGGCTCTCTTCAAGGCCCCCAACGACAAGGCCCTGAACTGA
- a CDS encoding bacteriohemerythrin codes for MSEKFEKGDAVLHKAHTVCAKLSAEAQNLATLVTEVNQGVAVQRDRLNETGGAMDTVSQGAHESSMRVREISENAQTASGSASASKEQVDGAVNSIEQLKDTIVQLKEAMAGLGEKASNIGKVMAVINEVADQTNLLALNAAIEAARAGEAGRGFAVVADEVRKLAEKTMGATREVEDAVKAIQHEAHRNAETVDAAACLSLEGASSASVAGERMREILETMSGTAHHLQAVAATAGVQSENIEDANKALDEIRIVAEQTSGNMKVFTAALLTFQGGMEELDMIVSALASGDYDRASSSKFVQWTRNMDLGINDIDSQHRLLVDYINDLHSAMINNSSAQEMLGILRKLRDYTSTHFRDEEKHFVHSDYPSTKEHLQIHREFEAKVNEVEQGIKQGTITLSMDLLSFLKDWLVQHIMGMDAQYAPYVKKAGRFGTARKGRVA; via the coding sequence TTGAGTGAGAAATTTGAAAAGGGCGATGCCGTGTTGCACAAGGCGCATACTGTTTGCGCCAAACTCTCAGCCGAAGCCCAGAACCTTGCAACCCTGGTTACGGAAGTGAACCAGGGTGTTGCAGTGCAGCGCGACCGCCTGAACGAAACTGGCGGTGCCATGGACACGGTCTCTCAGGGGGCGCACGAATCATCCATGCGTGTGCGCGAGATTTCTGAAAACGCGCAAACGGCCAGTGGCAGCGCATCTGCAAGCAAGGAGCAGGTTGACGGGGCTGTTAATTCCATTGAGCAACTCAAAGATACCATTGTGCAGCTTAAGGAAGCCATGGCGGGGCTTGGAGAAAAAGCCAGCAATATCGGCAAGGTGATGGCTGTCATCAATGAAGTTGCCGACCAGACCAACCTGCTGGCCCTCAACGCAGCCATTGAGGCCGCCCGCGCTGGCGAAGCCGGGCGCGGTTTTGCCGTTGTGGCTGACGAAGTGCGCAAACTTGCAGAAAAAACCATGGGCGCCACGCGGGAAGTTGAAGACGCCGTAAAGGCAATTCAGCATGAGGCCCACCGCAATGCCGAAACTGTGGATGCCGCCGCATGTCTCAGCCTTGAAGGCGCCAGTTCCGCCTCTGTGGCTGGCGAGCGCATGCGCGAAATTTTGGAGACCATGTCCGGCACAGCCCATCATTTGCAGGCGGTGGCCGCCACTGCCGGAGTGCAGTCGGAAAATATTGAAGACGCCAATAAAGCCCTGGACGAAATCCGCATAGTGGCGGAGCAGACCTCTGGCAACATGAAGGTGTTCACTGCTGCGCTTCTGACATTTCAGGGCGGCATGGAAGAGCTGGATATGATTGTAAGCGCCCTGGCAAGCGGCGACTATGATCGTGCATCTTCAAGCAAGTTTGTGCAGTGGACGCGCAATATGGATCTTGGCATAAATGATATAGACAGCCAGCATCGCCTGCTTGTTGACTATATTAATGATCTGCACAGCGCCATGATCAATAACAGCAGTGCGCAAGAGATGCTCGGCATCCTTCGCAAGCTCCGCGATTACACCAGTACACACTTCAGGGATGAAGAAAAGCACTTTGTCCACTCCGATTACCCCTCCACCAAGGAACATCTTCAGATTCACAGGGAATTTGAGGCCAAGGTCAATGAAGTGGAGCAGGGCATCAAGCAGGGAACAATAACCCTGAGCATGGATTTGCTTTCGTTCCTTAAAGACTGGCTTGTGCAGCACATCATGGGCATGGATGCGCAGTACGCGCCCTATGTCAAAAAAGCTGGCAGATTTGGCACGGCCCGCAAGGGGCGGGTTGCCTGA
- a CDS encoding diguanylate cyclase — protein MPIQRAAATNRAIKALCSGLVWLFLQALPGMACAFDTAVAHIGDVALTPTEMAYLREHKKVTMCVDPDWVPYEQIDASGKHVGIAADLLALVADRTGLEFELVRTADWNESLAFSKSGQCKVLSFLNQTTERSEWLIFTSPLFSDPNVFITREEHHYISDPAALEHESIVFPEGTAMEGLIRERYPNLEIKLVRSEDEAMKMVSSRRSSMTMRSLMVAAYTIRKNGLFNLKIAGQLPMYMNHLRIGVNKSDVTLRNILDKGVMSITPQERGRVVNQHISINVQSAINPMWFLFGGGIGAVIALLWGYWTYRLRRLNAELLHISNTDKLTGLANRQKLSGDMAEAMLRSHQRELPLSVLLLDVDNFKNVNDTFGHLAGDGVLQALSALAVDVLRQQDIAGRWGGEEFLVLLPETDADKAGEIAEKLRRRIEGLSFADGLRCTVSIGLAEMRPHDTQDSLIHRADTALYHAKRMGKNSVSVG, from the coding sequence ATGCCCATCCAACGCGCTGCTGCAACAAACCGCGCCATCAAGGCATTGTGCAGTGGGCTTGTCTGGCTTTTTTTGCAGGCCTTGCCCGGCATGGCCTGCGCTTTTGATACAGCTGTAGCGCATATTGGTGATGTGGCCCTCACACCCACCGAGATGGCCTACCTGCGTGAGCATAAAAAAGTTACCATGTGCGTTGACCCTGATTGGGTTCCTTATGAGCAGATAGACGCATCGGGCAAACACGTGGGCATTGCAGCCGATCTTCTGGCGCTGGTCGCGGACAGAACCGGCCTTGAGTTTGAGCTGGTACGCACCGCCGACTGGAATGAAAGCCTGGCTTTTTCCAAAAGCGGGCAGTGCAAGGTGCTGAGTTTTCTCAACCAGACCACTGAGCGCAGTGAATGGCTTATCTTTACCTCGCCCCTGTTCAGTGACCCCAACGTTTTCATAACACGCGAAGAACATCATTATATTTCTGACCCGGCAGCGCTTGAGCACGAATCCATCGTCTTTCCCGAAGGCACGGCAATGGAAGGTTTGATCAGGGAGCGGTATCCCAATCTTGAGATCAAGCTTGTGCGGTCAGAGGATGAAGCCATGAAAATGGTTTCAAGCCGCCGCAGTTCCATGACTATGCGTTCCCTGATGGTGGCCGCCTACACCATACGCAAAAACGGGCTGTTCAATCTGAAAATTGCCGGGCAATTGCCCATGTACATGAATCATCTGCGCATTGGCGTAAACAAGAGTGATGTCACCCTGCGCAATATTCTGGACAAGGGCGTGATGTCCATAACACCGCAGGAACGGGGAAGGGTTGTCAATCAGCACATTTCCATCAATGTGCAGTCAGCCATCAACCCCATGTGGTTTCTTTTTGGCGGCGGGATTGGAGCTGTCATTGCCTTGCTCTGGGGCTACTGGACGTACCGGCTGCGTCGGCTTAATGCTGAGCTGCTGCATATTTCCAATACCGACAAGCTCACAGGCCTTGCCAACCGGCAAAAACTTTCTGGTGATATGGCCGAGGCCATGCTGCGTTCGCACCAGCGGGAACTTCCTCTTTCCGTGCTGTTGCTGGATGTGGACAACTTCAAAAATGTCAACGATACCTTCGGGCATCTTGCTGGTGACGGCGTGTTGCAGGCCCTGAGCGCCCTGGCTGTAGATGTGCTGCGTCAGCAGGATATTGCCGGACGTTGGGGTGGGGAGGAGTTTCTTGTGCTTTTGCCTGAAACCGATGCCGATAAAGCCGGGGAAATTGCAGAAAAGCTCCGCCGACGGATTGAAGGGCTCAGCTTTGCGGACGGGCTGCGCTGCACCGTGAGCATCGGCCTTGCAGAGATGCGCCCTCATGATACTCAGGACAGCCTGATCCACAGGGCGGATACGGCGCTTTACCATGCAAAAAGAATGGGGAAAAACAGCGTCTCTGTGGGCTGA